The genomic region ctggtggccaacgttagctagggatgtgagggtttatgtctcctcctgctcggtgtgcgctcagtgtaaggcgcctagacacctgcccagggggaagttacaacccctgcccattccacaacggccatggtctcacctctcggtggactttgttactgaccttcccccctctcaggggaataccactatactggtcgttgtggatcggttctctaaggcctgtcgtctcctcccaatgccgggtctccctactgccctacagaccgctgaggcactgtttacccacgtcttccggcactacggggtgcccgaggatatagtgtctgatcgaggtccccagttcacctccagagtctggagggcgttcatggaacgcttgggggtctcggtgagccttacctcggggtaccacccagagagcaatgggcaggtagaaagagtgaaccaggatgtgggtaggtttctgagatcctattgccagggccggccggaggagtggtcgaggtatatcccctgggcagagatggcacagaactctctccgccactcctccaccaacctaacccctttccagtgtgtgttggggtatcagccggtcctggcaccatggcatcagagccagatcgaggctcctgcggtggatgagtggttgcggcgctcggaggagacgtggaatgctgcacacgtccatctgcagcgggccatctgtcaacagaaggcgagcgccgatctccaccgcagtgagggtccggtgtacgcacctggagatcgagtctggctctcgactcgaaacctgcccctccgcctgccctgccggaagctgggtcggcagtttgtggggccatttaaagtcctgaggagattgaacgaggtgtgttacaggttacaactgcctattgattatcacattaacccctcgttccatgtgtctcttctcaggccggtggtagctggtccactccaggactgtgagataagagagacccctccgcccccactggacatcgagggggctccggcgtacacagttcggtccatcctggatttgagacgtcggatggggggtctccaatatctcgtggagtgggaggggtacggcccggaggaacggtgctgggtgcctaggagggacatcttagatccatccctcctgactgagttccaccgtggtcatcctatgcgccctgctccgcgtcctcctggtcgtcccagaggctggggtcggcgcacggctggggccgcgcgtcaaggggggggtactgtcacgaattctgccgagactgctcctcctccttgctcgggcaggcttcggcgttcgtcgtccccggagtactagctgccaccgttgaatgttatcgatgtttgtttggttttgtcttatttgtACACCGGTGTCTagttagtgttcattatgtcccctataagtttctcattttgtttgtgggtatttgtgtgtaattgtccgccTGTCTGGTGTTGTCAATTTGGTTTTCCTTGATCGGATTATTCTTGTTACGCATGGTTTGCGTGTTCGTTTTACCTCCTGTGTCGAGGTCTATATTCTTTGTATTGAGTGTTTGTTTTCTCAGtccagtaaagtcgttttgactgagcctctgtgtcctgcgcctgactcccaccaCACATCGACATCAGCCTTTGAcaagaacgctgcagcccgtctggtgttcaaccttcccaagttctctcacgtcaccccgctcctccgcacactccactggcttccagtcgaagctcgcatctgctacaagaccatggtgcttgcctacggagctgtgaggggaacggcacctacGTACctccaggctctgatcagtccctacacccaaacgaggacattgcgttcatccacctctggcctgctggcccccctacctctgcggaagcacagttcccgctcagctcagtcaaaactgttcgctgctctggcaccccaatggtggaacaagctccctcacgacgccaggacagcggagtcactcaccaccttccggagacacttgaaaccccacctctttaaggaatacctgggttaggataaagtaatccttctacccccccttaccccacccccccaaaaaataacatattgtaaagtggttatcccactggctataatgtgaatgcaccaatttgtaagtcgctctggataagagcatctgctaaatgacgtaaatgtaaatgtatgtactaTGGAAATCTGtcttctgtgatttaccctcctgcgcccgactccttcaaatcacactctcacagttGTGATGCAGTAGTCACGACCACAATCTCACAGAACTCAGTTAAAGACTGACTTTCTgacaaattatcctatttacactttgtagcaAATTTTGACAGTATAGAATAAATGTTTCAGACTCATATTAATGACACATAGGCTGTTTTCTGAATGAGAATTTGGTTTATAGGGGCGGTTGCTCTTTATTGAGAAAGAAGTTGCTAGTTATGATGAACTATTGTTACTTCCCTGTGCTTACCACATGCGTGAGGTTACCAAAttattatttagaattcaagccaAGCTGACATGTGACATTAACTCACTGCCTGTTATAGAGCATGGGAGCAATTCTATTTCTCCTGATTCTGGGTCAGTAAATGTTCAGCTTTTTATTTGACTAAAATATCATAATTTAGTCTATTTAAAAGCTATATAATATATGTATGTGTGCAGTTCAACCTTTGTTTATGTCTTCATTTAGCGCTTCTCAAGGACCATGGTCATGGAGCTCCACAGAAAGGTGGAGATGAAGCTAAGGGGGATTTTGTATTATGCTATTTGTGATGTTAATGATGATGAAGACTGATGGTGATATGATATATTCATGTGTAATGTATTTTAGACttaaattttttaaattattgtaTTGTTAGGTTGATCAGTAATATTCACCTAAATCAGCAATTTATAAATAGCTAATTTGTTCATTCTCCAGCATTAACCAGACCTTGCTCAAGAACATTCAACACCATTCACTTCAAGGGGTGTCTTTATTCAGAAAATATGTATCTATTTTGACTTAAATATGATCTCTGTCATAACTTTAAATACCTATCTGGCCTTTCTCATGTAGATATATACGTAGGTTAGTGTAAGGATGCTGTCTGTATGAACCTTGTGTGTGTAGGTGAGAAATAACATTATTTTCCTCTGATGTATAGGGCTTTAAACCAATAGTCTTATGGCTACCTTGAGTTTGAGACGAGACAAAACCAGTGCTTTTAAATGGCCATGTAACTACATTACACATGTCATAACGTTATTTTGTATATGTTGTGTAATATAGATATCGATGAGTGTAGTAACAACTCACTCATCTGTGGGGACAATTCAGCTTGTTTCAATACTGTTGGTAGCTACTACTGTGAGTGTCTTACTGGATTTAAGGACTTCGCTGGTGCCACTCGACAATGCTTGGGTAAGAATTCTGTCTTTAGTATCATCCTTATAATCAGACACTTTcaccctcatctctccatctccacttCATCCTCATCAATCTCAACACTCTATTTCTCTTTCAGACATAGATGAGTGTGCTGAGAACCAACATATTTGTGGGGAATGGGACATCTGTCTCAATCAGGTGGGTAGCTACCAGTGCAAGTGTCCCACAGGATTCAGTAACTACAACTACAGACGACCTCACTGTGTAGGTGAGAGAAACAATTATTATTGGGTCTTCTTGTATTGGGTTTTGTCTAAATATTCTAAGATGGCTACCTTAACTTGTCTGTCTTCCATGTACTGGCTGACTGTACTGAACCACCATTACATTCTGTGTTAAGTTTTATTTACCCCCTGGTCTCCATGTTATGTCATCTAGATATCAATGAGTGTATGGCCAATCCCCAAATCTGTGAGGACCATTCAATTTGCCTCAATACCATTGGCAGTTACTATTGTGAGTGTCTTCCTGGGTTCACATTACAGCCCACAAATATTGCAACTGGACAGTGTTTGGGTAAGTAttgtttaatgtgtgtgtgtgtgtgtgcagtgtgtgtgcagtgtttCCTTGTCATCACCCTAATATCCATATTTCTTCCTCAGGCGACttactcatctctctctttctctgtaagACATTAACGTGTGTAACACAGAAGGAGTATGTGGAAAGGGGGGCATCTGCCACAACCTGAATGGCAGCTACTGGTGCCTGTGTCCTGCTGGATTTACTAACTTCGGCAACAACCAAACTAAGTGTGTAGGTGAGAGACAAGCACCATTCCACCTGTCGTCCATGATGCACTCCTTTGTCATGCACGGGTCTGGACATAGTGTACTGTAGAAGGGTATTGAGATAATATGTCTCCATGTTTTTACTTTAGAGCTTAATTGTGACCAGTATGAAACACAGCCTGGTCAGGTAAAGCTTTACTTTAAAATTATTACACTAAGAATTGAGAAAAGGGTATTTTTCCTTGATCTTGAAATGTTTAGTGCATTTTTCCCACGGCTGCACatgcccccccctccctccctcctagacTCTACCAGGCTTTTACAGTTTCGTGTCTCTGTTGAGAAACAACTGTTTGGTGTTGAGCAACTCTACATTGCCTGGAACTTCAAGACAGCTGCTGACTGCAAATGTGCTTTTGACAGTAAGTcaccacacagaaacacacacacacacacatgcaaccaCACACGTATAAAACCCTTATgtctctcttctctagttactTGTTAATACCACTGATGTTCTTCACCTGGGCGTCCAGTCCAATGGTGAAGTGACTAAGTTACTGAGGACAATTGAAATGTCTATCAGACTGATCGCTCCACTGCTGACAGAGAACGTGACCAGGATAGAGACCAACCAcacaagtaacacacacacactgagcacacGCTGACCACATATTTACCATTTACTGACCACAATCTGAACACCATACTGACTGTAAAAGGAGCACTAACAAGCACATTAGATTGTTACaatattcaaatcaaataaatgcAATATTGTGTTATTTCAGTAATGGTGATTTCTGGTCTGTGTTGATTTTGTCTATCTTGATAAACAGAGGTTGAGATTATGGTGAGGAGAGACTCCACCTGAAGGACCAGTCAGCCTGACCAATGAGAACACTCAACTTGACACCACCTGGGAGACGGCGGTT from Coregonus clupeaformis isolate EN_2021a chromosome 3, ASM2061545v1, whole genome shotgun sequence harbors:
- the LOC121542005 gene encoding adhesion G protein-coupled receptor E5; this encodes MGAILFLLILALLKDHGHGAPQKDIDECSNNSLICGDNSACFNTVGSYYCECLTGFKDFAGATRQCLDIDECAENQHICGEWDICLNQVGSYQCKCPTGFSNYNYRRPHCVDINECMANPQICEDHSICLNTIGSYYCECLPGFTLQPTNIATGQCLDINVCNTEGVCGKGGICHNLNGSYWCLCPAGFTNFGNNQTKCVELNCDQYETQPGQTLPGFYSFVSLLRNNCLVLSNSTLPGTSRQLLTANVLLTLLVNTTDVLHLGVQSNGEVTKLLRTIEMSIRLIAPLLTENVTRIETNHTKAEIMVRRDKNPPEGPVSLTNENTQLDTTWETAVGDYQNYPGFAFVVLLSYKNLDTLKDSFSHQSQQLMSSAVTVSVSNSNTTNLPQPVNLTFNHLQSSDVDPTCVYWSDENGPGEWSGQGCTSVMSNSTHTVCSCNHLSTFALLKGIHQKKESGQLSVVMWVGISVALAFVVLSLIMSLWCRNFSRKRRGGHRLQQDIQLYSK